One genomic segment of Panicum virgatum strain AP13 chromosome 2N, P.virgatum_v5, whole genome shotgun sequence includes these proteins:
- the LOC120662232 gene encoding ABSCISIC ACID-INSENSITIVE 5-like protein 3 isoform X2, whose protein sequence is MGVQTMSSHGDDGRRGLSRQGSVYSLTLTEVETQLGEPLRSMNLGDLLRTVLPAGPATQPAPAAKKTVDEVWRDIQSASGARQPTMGEMTLEDFLSRAGVTVDAGPHWLHQYPPPQQYVVPLGPGAGPAVDAVYRDGVGVGVGVFLSQVAGRKRGAAAAVGGDGVVERTVERRQKRMIKNRESAARSRARKQAYTNELENKVAQLEEENQRLRKLKGVVVGFLSLFCNKIPD, encoded by the exons ATGGGAGTTCAGACAATGTCGTCCCACggcgacgacggccgccgcggcctctcGCGGCAGGGCTCGGTGTACAGCCTCACGCTGACCGAGGTGGAGACCCAGCTGGGCGAGCCGCTGCGGAGCATGAACCTGGGCGACCTCCTGCGCACCGTgctgccggccggcccagccacccagccggcgccggcggccaagaAGACGGTGGACGAGGTGTGGCGCGACATCCAGAGCGCCAGCGGCGCCCGGCAGCCGACCATGGGCGAGATGACGCTGGAGGACTTCCTCTCCCGCGCCGGCGTCACCGTCGACGCCGGACCGCATTGGCTGCACCAgtacccgccgccgcagcagtacGTGGTGCCGCTCGGGCCCGGCGCCGGTCCGGCGGTGGACGCCGTGTACCGCGACGGCGTCGGGGTCGGAGTCGGTGTCTTCCTATCGCAGGTGGCCGGCCGgaagcgcggcgcggcggcggcggtgggcggggacggcgtggtggagaggacggtggagcggcggcagaAGCGCATGATCAAGAACCGCGAATCCGCGGCGAGGTCCCGGGCCAGGAAGCAG GCATACACCAACGAGCTGGAGAACAAGGTCGCCcagctggaggaggagaaccAGCGTCTCAGGAAGCTCAAG